In the Pseudorasbora parva isolate DD20220531a chromosome 23, ASM2467924v1, whole genome shotgun sequence genome, one interval contains:
- the LOC137062335 gene encoding fish-egg lectin-like, with translation MKVYQIVLLLFSCQFTHTLALYCVDVCGTLKQIDAGSGSVVGVNKQNQAFVLINNVFTRVHTSLKHFSVGPAGLLGVDPADNIYRLQGDGFVQISGLLKQVDAGGSQMPAGVNVHDNIYCSNMDVFNKSPINSSPWVQLSGKLKYYSCGPYSCWGVNSNDQIYIMKDVSSNACSGSGAFEIIGGLLSMIEVSTDGSVFGVNAQGGLNQRTGISRANPAGSDWTSIIVCPKGHKHVSFDLGTLWVVCADESIRRCTL, from the exons CTTCAGCTGCCAGTTCACTCACACTCTGG CTTTATACTGTGTGGATGTGTGTGGCACCCTGAAGCAGATCGACGCTGGGTCCGGTTCAGTGGTTGGAGTGAACAAACAAAATCAAGCGTTTGTCCTTATTAATAATGTCTTCACAAGGGTCCACACATCTCTAAAGCACTTCAGTGTTGGTCCCGCTGGTCTGCTCGGTGTGGATCCAGCAGACAATATCTACAGGCTGCAGGGTGACGGCTTTGTGCAGATTTCAG GCCTTCTCAAACAGGTGGATGCTGGAGGTAGTCAGATGCCTGCAGGGGTCAATGTGCACGATAACATCTATTGTTCAAATATGGACGTCTTCAACAAATCGCCAATCAATTCTAGTCCTTGGGTTCAACTTTCTGGGAAGCTGAAGTATTACAGTTGTGGCCCGTACAGCTGTTGGGGGGTGAACAGCAATGACCAAATCTACATCATGAAG GATGTGTCTAGTAATGCCTGTTCCGGGTCTGGCGCGTTTGAGATTATTGGTGGACTTCTGTCCATGATTGAAGTCTCAACTGATGGCAGTGTCTTTGGTGTCAACGCTCAAGGGGGCTTAAACCAAAG AACCGGCATCTCTCGAGCCAACCCTGCTGGCTCTGACTGGACCTCGATCATTGTCTGTCCCAAAGGACACAAACACGTGAGCTTTGACCTGGGAACGCTGTGGGTCGTCTGTGCTGATGAGTCCATCCGTAGATGTACTTTATAG